One Echeneis naucrates chromosome 4, fEcheNa1.1, whole genome shotgun sequence genomic window, ACTTTAAAAtcactttgtcatttttttttttttttttcaggagccAAGTTGTCCAAAGTCTCGTCTTTagaaaagtcagaaaaagcAGATTTTCCCCTGGTCTTACATCAGATGGCTGTGGAATTATAACATCACACCatgttttttaatcatcatgCTTCACATTATTCAATCAGTCACTAAAATTGGGTAACTAATAATTATCAATTGTAAACAAGTAAACAGCAGTATTTAGCCACTGACATTTTATCTGAAGAAATCACATGTGCCACTGGAACATGTGACCACTGAAGTCTCCAGCAGTTCAGTGTGAACAGAGCAAGACTGGGGAAAAGGCAGCAATAACAAATTATGTACATGCCACCCAACCCCCCACCACCTTGTGTTattttatacacaaacacattacaatttgaatgtaaacaataaaacaatatgcAGCAAGATCATGAATCCAAAAAAATTTGAGCAGGAAGATTAACACATTCTATGTATTTAGCATGCAACAGCGACAGTGAAGGGCTGTAGGAGATATGAGTTTTACTGTTAATGTGATGCTTTTCCAGTATTTTCTTATAACAGATAACAGATGACTGATAagcaaaaaaaagacagattaaGAAAAAGGGTTTGAAAAgctaacaaacaaaataatactAAAAGAAAAGATTCAAATGGGAAATGATAgttgaaaacaataacaatgcagtaagttgataaaataaaaactggaacATTCTTGTTACTGTTTGACATGACTGCTTTTACAAGAAAGACCGTCTGTCATTTCAGCAACACCTGCAGCAGACATATGTATTTAAGCAAGACTAAACAAGTACTTAAAAAGTATGTGAGGGATGTTTTGGCCAATGCACTGCCCTATGACATTAATAATGCACTATAAGTTATGTTGTCAAGTGTAGGATATTTATTATTAAGGTGTGGTTTTTGAAACAGTAGTTTGCATTTACAGTGAATATattttgctctttatttttcctgtttccagtctgtcaTAATTTAGACTGGGCTGCATATTAGGAGAGGAAAAATCCTTCATACCTGAAGGAAAATCTTCAATCAGATTTTCGCTCTAAAGAAACTTTTTCACCATTTTGAATAGTTTTCTTGAAACAAGTCTTTCTGTTAAAAGCAAATCTAAAATTCAGTTTGTACAATGCCATAAACAGTCTGGGGCATTATGTGGTAGTAGTGtgctaaatataaaaataatttcaactgCGGGACATAAGGAGCTAGTTCACAGAGACATTTAGCAGGAGGGCAGTCAGTGTGGTTTTTCAAGATAACCAAAGCCTTCTAGTCCTCTGTCAGGGGGTGTGTTTGTACCAAGGCTTTGCATCTTTGTAATTCATGGCTCCAGGGAGATTCTTTTAACAGATTTTTCTGGAATAACATTGTGTCTAATGGGAGGTTTGGTATGAAAAGTTGTATGCTTATTGTTTTCACCACGTTTTGGCAAGAACGGGGCTACAGGTTGCTTGTAGTTTACTCACATCTGGTCACGCTTCATCGTCCAACATGTACAGCTCAATTACCTTTATAAAAACCTCATTGGAATAAACATGTCTCGGGGCATTACTTTGGACTTGTGCTCTCAAAACACTGACTTCATATGCCCTATGTATGTTTAACTGTTTCCTTTACTTTACTCTGGTTTTATGTGATTATATACTAGGACTCTTCTAGCTCTATATACAGTACAGCACTGCATTCTCCAGACATCTCTGCTGTGATCACATCTTCCTGTGGCACATGTTTTATGTCAGCGTTTAAACTTGGCCTTATTATTTGTGTTCCTAGTAAATGCTATGTGCAAATATGCTGCTTTACTTTTAGCCTCAGCGGTCCAGACCAGAAACAAGCTGATAAAATGTCTGATTTGCCTCCGATAAGTTTACGGTGCAGGGGAAAGTGGAGCTGAGAGTACactttctttatctttttttggcATTGAATCCCATCTGCCCTACCTCTTTGGTGCTGGTTGTTTGCCTTTTAATGGAGCCTCTGAGGGATAACTCAGAGTAAAACATCAATCAGTAGGAAGGTTGAAAGTAGAGTTAGTGCATTAATGCTTGCATGTCCCTGAAAAACAATaagttcttcttcttcaacaCTCCCACCATGCTGTGGTCTGAGTGGTGGATTTCTCGAAAGGAATTGGACCTGTAAAAAATTTTTTATAAATTCCTTTGACCTTTTACTGCTTCCGCTTTCTTCAATTCTGAATATCTCTGAActttctgcagcagcaaaaacagaagataGTCTGTCCTATGAACATTTGGATGTGACAGAGGACCAGTTgctataaatatttttctgtgtacATAAATCAACAAACTCTAACTGTTTCTGTAGATTGTTTCGGCACATCACCACATGCAACTGGTTACCAGCAAAATGCTAAAGTTAGAGTGCAGCTATAATGGTTTAGAGGACCTCAAAATCTAGAGGTCAAAGATGTAGGTACAAAGTCTGTCTCTAATGTACTGTGAGTCACTGTGTTTCTGACAGTAATAAAGGTAACTCTGAAAGAccatttttgctttctttttaaaaatgctgtACCTTATTTGGTGTAACTTTTGGTAATCTGCTTCTTCATCAGATAATTCCACCAGGAGGAAACACGTCATTTGATGTGGTGTTTCTTGCGCGAGTAGTTGGGAATGTagaaaacactttatttattaacaCCTCTCATCATGGAGTGTTTACATACCAGGTATGGACTTAataacaaatatgttttttagagtatatgttttgttttgggttttttatttttatagaagTGTAACtgacatttatatttcttttcctttcttcattcaAGGTTTTTGGGGTTGGCATCCCAAACCCCTACAGACTGCGGCCCTTCATAGGGGCTCGGGTCCCTGTAAACAGTAGCTTCTCACCTCTAATAAACATCCACAACCCATACAGTGAACCACTGCAGGTATCTTAGCAAGCTGAGACTCTCTGAAGGttacatttgaatgtgtttgatttattcttGTATGCTGGTGGAGCCATTTATGAGTATAAAATGTGTTTCCCCTATTCCACATCAGGTTGTTGAGATGTACTCCAGTGGTGGGGATCTACATCTAGAACTCCCCACAGGTCAACAAGGAGGCACTGGAAAATTATGGGTTAGATTCAATTACCTCAAGTTTggttttgatttgaaaacaaatgattgATGATTGCTGTGAGAGCTGAGTTCTAGTCACCCACACTTGACCTTCTTCCACCAGGAGATTCCTCCATTTGAGACCAAGGGAGTAATGAGAGCCAGCTTCTCATCAAGAGATGTAGACAACCATACAGCTTTCATCAGAATCAAAACCAATGCCCCCAACGAGGACCAGTTCATCATCCTCCCTGTAGAGGTGGAGGTCACATCAGGTGTGTTGATGTTGTAGCCATGTCTAGATTAACAGATCTCGATCCTTGTGGAGCTCTGTATCACAAATAATGTCTGACCACACTAGCgcgcacaaaaaaaacaaccaaacgcAGTCATAAATGACCTGCACTGGGCATGCACAAGCCCATTTCAACAAGAAACAGATTTCCTTCTTTGCAGGAGACAGAGGTGTGCAATATACTGTGAATAAGGAATTGAAAGTGAAAAGAGTGAATGTATTAATGAAATGCTTGTAATTGCCAGTGTTGCTTTACTACTGAGCTGGGCAAGGCTGATAAGACCCAGGATGCCTCTGAGGCCGTCTGTCATTGTTACCAAAGGTCTCCATTTTTGCTCATCCAGACTACAATCTAACCTCTGAGTTTTCAATCTAAATCAGGTCATCAGCAGCATTTCCTTGAGTCCCAATATGTGGCTCTCACAAAAAGTTTGGATGCCATGTAGCAAAATGGCATGCTATGCAGCTGTACCCGTCCAGGCATTTTATCAGTACAATGTTTTTgcaatttttatgttttctttttcgtCACTCTGCACAGCTCCTGGTATTTACTCCTCCACCGAAATGCTTGACTTTGGTACGCTGCGTTCACAAGGTACACAGCTCTACAAGCTTCAAATTGCAATCTCTTAATTACTTCATGTTTTCTGGTCTTCTCTGCTCATTATCAATCTATTATTTTTTGCAGATCGTCCAAAGGTGCTGAACCTACATCTTTTAAATTCAGGAACGAAAGATGTTCCAATTACAGTAGGtagcattttgaaatgtaaataatggTGCCCTCTTTCTTATACTCCTTGTataattatttccttttctcatAACTTAGAGTGTACGCACAACCCCATCAAATGAAGCGGTTACAGTAGATTTCAAAGCAGTCACACTAAAAGCTGGAGAGAGCAGATACACCAAAGTTGCAAGTATTAGTTTTGATGGtaagctgtgtttttgttgttttaatataattgtGTTTGGCATCTTATATAAACTAAGGTTTGTTTTTGAACcaaacatatatttttaatcaagcACAGTCACACTTGACTGTGCGATATAATGCATttacacatgaataaaaaatgtccCAATGAAGTGCAGTTGCATGCACAAAGCTCTTAAGAAAGAACATCTGAACATGATGTCATGTTCATACTCTTCTGGACAGAAATGATTTCCaagaaatgaatttatttatgttaGTTAAGTTAgcaatgtgtgtttgcagtgtgttTTCTATCTATTTCTTGTTAAGACAccgttttattttttatctatatttcaaataataattatgtGTCCAGTAAAAGAATTTTACATGTCTTTACTTGAGCTGTTACTTGCACAGTGTCACATCATTTCCTCTTGCTGGGactttctatttctatttgCAGTGCACTTAATTGcactcctgttttttctttgcagcCTCAAAAGCAAGAAGACCATATCAGTTTTCTGGTAAAATAACAgttaaagcaaaagaaaagagctACTCAAAGCTTGAAATCCCTTACCAAGCAGACGTTTTAGAAGGGTGAGTTAGTTTGTGGATAAATGTGGATGGTGTGTACGAGAGAACATTTTCTGCAGGAGTTTCACTGCTGTTATTTGCTCTTGCAGCTACCTTGGCTTTGACCACACAGCTACATTGTTCCACATCAGGGACAGTCCTGTTGACCCAGTGGACAGACCCATCTTTCTCACAAATGCCTTTAACTTTGCAATCCGGATACATGACGTGTCCCTGCCTGAAGAGGCCAAAGCCATGTTTAATGTGAGTGCCCCCAGAATGAgataacacagacagacactgaatTGAAACTCACACCTCttattcctctttttgttttaggtGCAGAACTTCAGCGTGCCTATCCTCATCCCACCACACGAGTCCCGCtacatgttctccctcctcttcagaCCAGTACGGCCATCCATTCACATAGACAGCAACATCCTGCTTGTTACAAATGCATCGAAGTTCCATCTGCCTGTCCGGGCCTACACAGGCTTCCTCGAGGTACATACTGCTACACAAACCACTAAagggttttcatttttcaggttATTAGACAACCTACATATCAGGTAGAATGGTTGTAAAAACAACATGTATTTTACCATAAAAAATGATGGCCTTGGACTCTACAATGTACCAAAAGAAAATGCCCACACTGCTTTCTGCCACTTAATTACTGCTTTGATTGCACTAGTTCAACTGCTTAGTTGGCAGAGCTGAGATGAGTTTTGACTCCATTTCCATTTATTGCAGTTTAACTcagtttttttgctgttctgtttttaacCCAAATTGAAAAGGGAGGTTTTCCAGACATTTAGCTTTTTATGGCCTAATAGTtttttatagtgtgtgtgtgtttgtatgtatatattaatattaatatatgtgtgtatatatatacacacacacactaagaaaTTGTCGATATGAAACTGAATTTGGTCAAATATATAGTTTGTTTTCCCTTGCATCATGATTCTTGGTGAGGTCGTGCATATCAGTATAAtgtgttttctgctctctgtgggGTTCCGTGAAAAGCCCTTGGTCCTGCCTCccagtctgacagaaaatatCCTGGACTTTGGAGTACGCAGTGCAACAGACACCAGTAGCATCACATTTGTAGTGGTCAACAGTAATCCCATCGAGGTAAGTGCATGTAGCAGTTGATTATGAAATGCAGTCAGATTTCTAGGAATTATAAAAAGAAGAACTTCCTTGGCCAAAGCTCTAGTTCAATtataatttttccttttattggTCAGTTCTAGAGTACATTGAGTAAGAGAACTTTACACAATCTTTAGAATTTGCTgacttttctgaaatgtttcgATTTTGTAACCTAGTTCAGTATATACACGTCAAAAGAACCAAAGCTgatagtttcatttttatagTTTAGTTACACATTGTGGAAAATAATTACATCATTGTAtgctttttgctgtttgttcttGTCTTTAAACAATAATTTGTATTGTGCAGTTGGAGATCAAGTCCTGGCTGGTCACTGGGGACAGTCTTTCTATGGAGCTGCTAAAGACGGagaaaggaaacacaacagTGGCCCTGAGTCACCTGAGAGAGCTGCAGAATACCTCAACTACCCATCACACAACAGTAAGACCCTCAGTGTCATTCCAAAGCTGCTTTTGGCTTTGACGTTTTCATAGAGGTGGTAGGTGGTTCAGTAGGAATTCAGTTCAGTAGGTGGTTCAGTAATATTagcatttaattgtttttatttttgcttgtgTTAGGGTGCTTTCTTAAAACTGAATCAAGTTCAAGTTCTTTGGCTGTATTCAAGAGGACCCAGGAGAACACCAAAAGAATAGTTAGAGCCAGCAGCTTGCTGGTGTTGTGAATCTCTCTTTAtagaaaaaaacatctaaacTAATACTGcttcttttctctcactctaCAAAGGTGATATTAGCATCTGGCTATTATGCAGCTTTCAGAGTGACACTGGTGGCCAAGGCACTGGAGGGGCAGTATGATGGAGCCATACACATAACAACAGATTATGAGGTGGGACACTCATGGTGTCACTTCAATTTGTTCTCTTTAAGAGATGCATAACTAGCATTCAGTAAAATGctgacttgacttttttttttttgcctcagatATTAACCATCCCAGTGAAAGCACTCATCGCAGTGGGCACGCTAAACAGCTCTCCCAAACATATCGTTTTACCGCCTTCCTTTCCAGTAAGTGACATTGTGATGCCTTTGTGCATAAGCTGCCGCCTGTCAAGAGACAGACGCTAAAATAAATTGTGGATGTACTTCCTTATTTTGTAGCCAAGTTGTTATAAGTCTCTGACATGTCTATACAATGTTTCTCCTCTTTAGGGCAAAATTGTTCATCAGAGCTTCAGCATACAAAGCTCTTTCACACAGAAAGTGAGGCTGCAGCAAATTCGCTCCCTGACAGAAGATATCCGTTTTTTTTACAAACGACTCCGCAACAACAAAGACGAGTTGGAGCCCAGACGTAAATCGAAGGTAGACAGTCGCCCGAAGGAGCTAAATCACCAagacacatttgtctttgtagacataaacttattttatttcttcatctttttcaggtggcaaatatttattttgatgccAGCTTGCAGTGTGGTGATCACTGTTATGTGGGGCTGCCATTTGTGCTtaaatgtaagtttgttttgggttttgattttgttttgttttttttttttagtttgtatgtactgtagttgttttgtttttttttgggggggggggtagataACATTCAAATTTCATGCAAATTGAAAATACGTTCAGACTGGATATATTTCTCCACCAGGGGGGTGGGCTACATATAGTGGATGTTTTTGATAGtatgataaatgaaaacatttaaccaTTAAGCAAAAATTGAAGCCATTAGGAAGATAAACAGCCATATAAGTGATCAAATATACAATTGTAATCTTAGCTACAGCTACTGATGGCCTACctcggcttttttttttttttttaatcttatcttTCCATactgtggttgtttttatgGATGTACGCATATACACAATATCTCCATGAAGAGTAGATTGCCATCATGTTATCTACAACTTGGCTGATTGGTGGAGACAGAATTTGCCCTCGTCTTGTTTGCATTTGAACTgtggatggggaaaaaaaacactgggtAATTTTGATGCTGGTGAAAGATGGAAAATTTGATTATTCTCAGACAGATTTAAGAGTTATaacaacaatattttttatgtgatgGCTGAGAGAGCATTTACAAATCTGACAGTGGAGTTGAGAAATTTTGACTGTACATGTGAGTGACACTGAATAATGGTAATATTTGCCTCAGGTTTGTTCCCAAGTTATGACCCTGGGAAGTCATATGATTTTTGGCTCAAAAAAATCTTGACTCTAAAACACCACTTAGTGCTTTGAACTTGGCTTTGAACTTAAATCGCTAAGGAACACAGTGAATGGTTTTGTTCTCCTCCCACTTCTGTATTGCTAATCCCATCTGAATATGgtccaaataaaatgttttccttccaCAGCTGAGACCAAGCCTCATGGGCTGACGTTACAGGAGGATATCTGGGATGCTGATGTGGATCTTCATCAGAAACTTCTTAGACGATGGAAAGAGCTGAAGGAGCGTGCAGGACACAAGTAAACACATTACCAACTCAATGACCTTGGGCTTTCATTAGCACGTtctaatttatttacttttgcaAATAATGTGAACAGCTTCACAcgattttcttttcttggcaGGATTGAAGCTGTCTTTGAAGTCAACACAGACTTACAGAAAAACGTGCAAGCTAAAATAACAGCACACTTGACTTGGCCTTCATTGGTCAACTCATCACAACGAGTTACATTTCCCCTgaccaacacaaacagctcctcTGTGAGTCAAAACAGTCCACCTCTTATTCTACATGTCCAATAACACAGGAATATTTCACTATCTTGTTGAAGTTTTTGAAATGAGGTGGGaaatctttgtgtttctctacaGGATGAAGAGGTAATTCTGCAGAATCCTGCTGATGTCCCTGTCTATGTCCAAGTTCTCCCCTTGGCTCTGTTACCCAACCCATCTGTGTTCTCTGGAAAGTTGGCTgacaggtggagaaaaaaaaaaaagtcttctgcAAAACACTGccaatttttgtcttttaccaCTTGTCTTAATGTGACTATGATCCTCTCAAATTTTATTTCCCAGGTTTCCATTAGGAAATTTGTCCAACATCAACATTGACACAAACACCTTTGAGTTCCAGGTTCATAGAAATCAAGTGAGTGCTTCAGCAGTGATGGCTGACTTCAACATTAGTCAGGAATTTACTGAATCAGCTGGTTGAAGTAATCTTAGCTCTTGTCCTGGGACAGCATGTGGAAAGTGTTTGAATGTAATACGCCCTGTTTGGCAGGCGTCCTTAATGAAGACCAGCAGTGGGTTTGCAGAGGGCTCAACCAGACCCTTTGTGTACAACCTCGTCTTGCTGCCTGGTGAAGTAAAGTCTTTCAGTGTGAGGTTCACTCCCATCAGCAACCGCAGTGTCTCATCTCTCCTCATAGTCAGGTAATTTCAGCTCTAAATGGAACTAACCAAACAGTCCTTTAATtgaatgtgtttcatttctAACATTGTGTGGTTCATTGAAATCTATCCAGGAATAATCTGACTGTGATTGACACAATCGTCCTCCACGGGCGTGGGACAACAGAGAGCCTAAAGGTTGCAGGGAAACCTCCAGGACAAGGCAGCTCACTAAGGTTTAAGATGACTGAGGCTCTTCTGAAAGACTGCACAGAGAGTGAGTTTGTGTTGCTGAGCCCAGGTTAATATGAACACAGGCCTGTTTCAGTCACCACAGAGTTTAGGCAGAGTCTTTACAATACAAGAACTAGATTATATTCTTTTAATGAAGTTTGAGAATATTTCCAAATTTTtacctaatttttttttttttttaaccattcaTACAATAGTCAGTAAAAGGCCATGTATTCTATCTGTAATTAATACCAGCCTATTAATTTAGGTGAatagttatttattattctgtatGAACATCTTAGACATGAGATGAATATGTAGTGCTTGAGGACCTATTCCTTTTCCTTGTTATGTTTCTCTATTCTAAGATGTATAGACAAACTAGAAAGGGTTTAAATCCAACACCTGCTTTTATGCATTGACGCACATTTCTACTGCACATTTGCTCAAGTTTTTCTTGTGCAGGGAAACACttgaacaaacacatgaaaaaataGACATTCTTAAGATGATTTTGATGAAGTGTAATGTTACATCTCTTTGGATTTTGAGTCAACTCACTAACCTGTTTGAAAAATCGTCATCTCTATTTATTTCAGAGACAAAAGTCAAAGAGCCGAACTTCACTCTCAGAAGAACCTTCAGAGTGGAGAACACAGGTCTGCTCCCCATCACCATCAGGTCAGCAGAGATCAATGGACAAGCGTGTGAAGGATATGGATTCAAAGTTCTCAATTGTCAAGAATTTACACTCAAGCCAAATGCTTCAAAAGACCTCATCATACTGTAAGTGAATGGCTACATGCTCTCTTTGACtacagtgtttttctgtgcttgCTCATCAGTCACAAGCTCTGTTAATACTTTCCTCAGCCTCTCTGGCTGCATAAGCTGTCAGTAAGAGGATGAATTGGCTCCCCTCTGGTGTCGATTTAATTCATCACTTGTTTTTCATCTACACTTTGTtgtacatgttaaaaaaaatctggtcaggtgacactgacatgttttcagctgtaaatgctgtttgttCAAGCTTATCTGCCATTATCAGGTAAAATGCCCATCATCAAAATGGTTGTGGCAGCTGTAGGTATACCTAAAATGTCACAGTTAAAACTGTTGGCTTCTGGTTTCTTGTTGCAGATTTTCAACAGGAACTTCCATTTGCCTCTGCCACTGTATACTGATTTGCTACTCACTTTGAAAGACACCATGACAGCAGAAATGAATATCAAGTAATCAGAATAATAATGCAGACACTTTGAAGACACGTTTCCTCGGTGGACTGCATAACTGATGCATTTTAGTTAGATAGCATAGCTTCATCCATATTGAA contains:
- the tmem131 gene encoding transmembrane protein 131 isoform X4, encoding MSANPLGCYRNGKVCSMASQGNAESRHFSHTTRRTQCVGLLRVLFIAFIHTTRADKQAFIQSDTILEVLHFGEGSLLQAESDIDFSLYHQQSTSPHRGNCRPIRFEPPMLDFHEQPVGMPKMEKVYLHNPSSEEISLISISATTAHFHASFFQNRIIPPGGNTSFDVVFLARVVGNVENTLFINTSHHGVFTYQVFGVGIPNPYRLRPFIGARVPVNSSFSPLINIHNPYSEPLQVVEMYSSGGDLHLELPTGQQGGTGKLWEIPPFETKGVMRASFSSRDVDNHTAFIRIKTNAPNEDQFIILPVEVEVTSAPGIYSSTEMLDFGTLRSQDRPKVLNLHLLNSGTKDVPITSVRTTPSNEAVTVDFKAVTLKAGESRYTKVASISFDASKARRPYQFSGKITVKAKEKSYSKLEIPYQADVLEGYLGFDHTATLFHIRDSPVDPVDRPIFLTNAFNFAIRIHDVSLPEEAKAMFNVQNFSVPILIPPHESRYMFSLLFRPVRPSIHIDSNILLVTNASKFHLPVRAYTGFLEPLVLPPSLTENILDFGVRSATDTSSITFVVVNSNPIELEIKSWLVTGDSLSMELLKTEKGNTTVALSHLRELQNTSTTHHTTVILASGYYAAFRVTLVAKALEGQYDGAIHITTDYEILTIPVKALIAVGTLNSSPKHIVLPPSFPGKIVHQSFSIQSSFTQKVRLQQIRSLTEDIRFFYKRLRNNKDELEPRRKSKVANIYFDASLQCGDHCYVGLPFVLKSETKPHGLTLQEDIWDADVDLHQKLLRRWKELKERAGHKIEAVFEVNTDLQKNVQAKITAHLTWPSLVNSSQRVTFPLTNTNSSSDEEVILQNPADVPVYVQVLPLALLPNPSVFSGKLADRFPLGNLSNINIDTNTFEFQVHRNQASLMKTSSGFAEGSTRPFVYNLVLLPGEVKSFSVRFTPISNRSVSSLLIVRNNLTVIDTIVLHGRGTTESLKVAGKPPGQGSSLRFKMTEALLKDCTEKTKVKEPNFTLRRTFRVENTGLLPITIRSAEINGQACEGYGFKVLNCQEFTLKPNASKDLIILFTPDFTSSRVIRELKLVTCGGSEFMFVLNASLPYHMLATCAETLPRPSWELELYIIVSLIMSSMFLLVIATAYLEAQSIWEPFKKRVSVEANSTLETGRPFNLRDIVQIHSDSNDSPQNSRGIYASSNGSVRAGGRQANSRTVSDSDSQEKRSRIGFSRTPMQATSSQLTKGSTTSGQEGPPAACQLTNRKTRSTKQVELQSQTLPGSSLPHRGLCSDDAELASLIGVMDNDLDRPESLSAEALQEQNSQSIQNKVLESKGKLRGKTKAQRKKEERERKSTGKTQGDELKDNMADNDDSSSTTTETSNPDVETNIREEPVKKKGRTVITGNMKEETSSFSIKPKTKKQGTTKKETPAEKSSSLELPYVTPRENKQRKSFTSKALHPLTNIPKTKPPQKQRYSNLDDGRPCLLAKLLPEAGHSSSSEGEKDFASPEWDVPLSNNSIQADSLQQISLQTINADPFLKRSATAGSPPPTSPNPLSRGTYSSVLNSNSEGQQKKAPGNKLPTATPLPGKNGNPTFAAVAAGYDKSPGGSGPGKTDSQGKSLAHMTSVESDSSDSSGLWSPIDTASSPNYHSVNSFSAFGPSNSFNLTGVFSGMNLSKSSEPQQSWSEFTNVTSSIWETPNSDSLHSWPSSSSSPTAQTASLLGNSSNPWSTTTPFGSSIWSTSADSALHSFAPTTNSTTLTDLVSSSAPSPPASTEMSWIYNPWSMWRPTLSRRSSEPWPSSPDNSN
- the tmem131 gene encoding transmembrane protein 131 isoform X2, with product MSANPLGCYRNGKVCSMASQGNAESRHFSHTTRRTQCVGLLRVLFIAFIHTTRADKQAFIQSDTILEVLHFGEGSLLQAESDIDFSLYHQQSTSPHRGNCRPIRFEPPMLDFHEQPVGMPKMEKVYLHNPSSEEISLISISATTAHFHASFFQNRIIPPGGNTSFDVVFLARVVGNVENTLFINTSHHGVFTYQVFGVGIPNPYRLRPFIGARVPVNSSFSPLINIHNPYSEPLQVVEMYSSGGDLHLELPTGQQGGTGKLWEIPPFETKGVMRASFSSRDVDNHTAFIRIKTNAPNEDQFIILPVEVEVTSAPGIYSSTEMLDFGTLRSQDRPKVLNLHLLNSGTKDVPITSVRTTPSNEAVTVDFKAVTLKAGESRYTKVASISFDASKARRPYQFSGKITVKAKEKSYSKLEIPYQADVLEGYLGFDHTATLFHIRDSPVDPVDRPIFLTNAFNFAIRIHDVSLPEEAKAMFNVQNFSVPILIPPHESRYMFSLLFRPVRPSIHIDSNILLVTNASKFHLPVRAYTGFLEPLVLPPSLTENILDFGVRSATDTSSITFVVVNSNPIELEIKSWLVTGDSLSMELLKTEKGNTTVALSHLRELQNTSTTHHTTVILASGYYAAFRVTLVAKALEGQYDGAIHITTDYEILTIPVKALIAVGTLNSSPKHIVLPPSFPGKIVHQSFSIQSSFTQKVRLQQIRSLTEDIRFFYKRLRNNKDELEPRRKSKVANIYFDASLQCGDHCYVGLPFVLKSETKPHGLTLQEDIWDADVDLHQKLLRRWKELKERAGHKIEAVFEVNTDLQKNVQAKITAHLTWPSLVNSSQRVTFPLTNTNSSSDEEVILQNPADVPVYVQVLPLALLPNPSVFSGKLADRFPLGNLSNINIDTNTFEFQVHRNQASLMKTSSGFAEGSTRPFVYNLVLLPGEVKSFSVRFTPISNRSVSSLLIVRNNLTVIDTIVLHGRGTTESLKVAGKPPGQGSSLRFKMTEALLKDCTEKTKVKEPNFTLRRTFRVENTGLLPITIRSAEINGQACEGYGFKVLNCQEFTLKPNASKDLIILFTPDFTSSRVIRELKLVTCGGSEFMFVLNASLPYHMLATCAETLPRPSWELELYIIVSLIMSSMFLLVIATAYLEAQSIWEPFKKRVSVEANSTLETGRPFNLRDIVQIHSDSNDSPQNSRGIYASSNGSVRAGGRQANSRTVSDSDSQEKRSRIGFSRTPMQATSSQLTKGSTTSGQEGPPAACQLTNRKTRSTKQVELQSQTLPGSSLPHRGLCSDDAELASLIGVMDNDLDRPESLSAEALQEQNSQSIQNKVLESKGKLRGKTKAQRKKEERERKSTGKTQGDELKDNMADNDDSSSTTTETSNPDVETNIREEPVKKKGRTVITGNMKEETSSFSIKPKTKKQGTTKKETPAEKSSSLELPYVTPRENKQRKSFTSKALHPLTNIPKTKPPQKQRYSNLDDGRPCLLAKLLPEAGHSSSSEGEKDFASPEWDVPLSNNSIPEADSLQQISLQTINADPFLKRSATAGSPPPTSPNPLSRGTYSSVLNSNSEGQQKKAPGNKLPTATPLPGKNGNPTFAAVAAGYDKSPGGSGPGKTDSQGKSLAHMTSVESDSSDSSGLWSPIDTASSPNYHSVNSFSAFGPSNSFNLTGVFSGMNLSKSSEPQQSWSEFTNVTSSIWETPNSDSLHSWPSSSSSPTAQTASLLGNSSNPWSTTTPFGSSIWSTSADSALHSFAPTTNSTTLTDLVSSSAPSPPASTEMSWIYNPWSMWRPTLSRRSSEPWPSSPDNSN